A genomic segment from Rhizoctonia solani chromosome 11, complete sequence encodes:
- a CDS encoding proton/nucleoside cotransporter, translating to MNQPGLYEIAGVEPEGKRNSVTDEKRDLEVESGSISHDKHHDVKHVIAHDNDEAERKREERRARYAKYRPYILTSVALVILGWWISSTVLEATRHRWIVQTFWAWFFILIIAFRFIPNSVVTRPVEAVWQPLISGPFFAISYRARLAMGWLALLGIVFGSAFGFPLPEGTGYGDRAISVFGLFVFTCGFWLSSKHRSQVPWPTVIVGLFMQQAIALFVLKTDAGFKIFLWVAQLAADFLDQAGPAAGFFFDPEVTAKHWFFVNTLGAIIFFIAFVQMLYYLGVMQWLIKQFAWFFFKTMNVSGAEAVVAAASPWIGQGESACLVRPFVDLMTESEIHLSMTSGFSTIAGSVFAAYVNMGVPGQNLVTSSVMSIPASIAISKLRIPETEEPITRGQVIIDQGAEDKHGRPANALHAFSKGALFGLIVAGQILCNVLTVLALVYTIDGLLIWVGKGFGIHHLTLDLIFGYLFYPITFLIGVPRNELLRVARLFATKLVANEFVAYQALKEQDALNPFSQRGYTIASYGLCGFANLGSLGIQIGVLSALAPSRGKVIARVAPSAMICGFLSTLQTAAIAGMLV from the exons ATGAACCAGCCAGGCCTCTACGAGATTGCAGGTGTTGAGCCTGAGGGGAAACGCAACTCGGTCACCGACGAGAAGCGGGACTTGGAGGTCGAGTCGGGCTCTATCTCCCACGACAAGCATCACGATGTCAAGCACGTGATTGCTCACGACAACGACGAGGCCGAGCGCAAGCGTGAAGAGCGCAGAGCCAGGTATGCCAAGTACCGGCCCTACATCCTCACTAGTGTAGCCCTCGTCATCCTCGGCTGGTGGATATCCTCGACGGTCTTGGAGGCCACTCGACACCGATG GATCGTACAGACATTTTGGGCATGGTTCTTTATCCTCATTATTGCGTTCAGGTTCATCCCGAATAGCGTCGTTACTCGTCCGGTCGAGGCCGTATGGCAGCCGCTCATTTCCGGTCCGTTCTTTGCGATCTCGTATCGTGCCCGACTTGCCATGGGATGGCTTGCTCTCCTCGGCATCGTCTTTGGCTCTGCATTTGGCTTCCCTCTGCCTGAAGGAACGGGATACGGTGACCGAGCCATCTCTGTCTTTGGTCTCTTTGTGTTCACATGCGGATTCTGGCTGTCCTCTAAGCACCGCTCCCAGGTTCCTTG GCCAACCGTGATCGTGGGCCTGTTCATGCAACAAGCCATCGCACTCTTTGTCCTCAAAACCGATGCTGGCTTCAAAATCTTCCTCTGGGTCGCCCAACTTGCCGCCGACTTTTTGGATCAGGCCGGTCCAGCAGCCGGATTCTTCTTTGACCCCGAAGTTACAGCCAAACACTGGTTCTTTGTCAACACACTCGGCGCCATCATCTTCTTCATTGCCTTTGTCCAGATGCTCTACTACCTCGGCGTCATGCAATGGCTCATCAAGCAGTTTGCCTGGTTCTTCTTCAAGACCATGAACGTTTCGGGTGCCGAAGCCGTTGTCGCCGCCGCCTCGCCCTGGATCGGACAGGGCGAGAGCGCATGTCTCGTCCGACCCTTTGTCGACCTCATGACCGAATCCGAGATCCACCTGTCCATGACTTCCGGGTTCTCCACCATCGCCGGCTCCGTCTTTGCCGCCTACGTCAACATGGGTGTCCCCGGCCAAAACCTCGTCACCTCGTCCGTCATGTCCATCCCGGCCTCGATCGCCATCTCCAAGCTTCGCATCCCAGAGACCGAGGAGCCGATCACGAGGGGCCAGGTCATCATCGACCAAGGCGCGGAAGACAAGCACGGACGACCGGCCAATGCGCTCCACGCCTTTTCCAAGGGCGCCCTGTTCGGTCTTATCGTTGCCGGCCAGATCCTGTGCAACGTCCTCACCGTGCTCGCTCTCGTCTATACCATCGACGGCCTGCTCATCTGGGTTGGCAAGGGGTTCGGTATCCACCATTTGACCCTCGACTTGATCTTCGGGTACTTGTTCTACCCTATCACGTTCCTCATCGGTGTACCCAGGAACGAGCTCCTCAGGGTGGCCAGGCTGTTCGCGACCAAGTTGGTGGCCAACGAGTTTGTCGCCTATCAAGCGCTCAAAGAACAAGATGCCCTTAATCCGTTTTCTCAGCGTGGTTACACCATCGCGAGCTATGGACTGTGCGGGTTTGCAAACTTGG GTTCGCTCGGAATCCAAATCGGCGTCTTATCCGCGCTCGCTCCGTCGCGAGGAAAAGTCATCGCCCGCGTCGCACCGAGCGCCATGATCTGCGGGTTCTTGTCCACTTTACAGACCGCGGCGATCGCTGGTATGCTCGTATAG